One genomic region from Marmota flaviventris isolate mMarFla1 chromosome 6, mMarFla1.hap1, whole genome shotgun sequence encodes:
- the LOC114082228 gene encoding saoe class I histocompatibility antigen, A alpha chain-like isoform X4, with the protein MKFRTLFLLLLGPLTLIQTWARSHSLRYFHTSVSRPGEEESFYTSVGYVDDTLFLHFDSDAPNPRVEPRVQWMEFEAPEFWETQTKIAKAHAQKLSWNLRSTLHYYNQSEDGSHTFQWISGCDLGPDGSLLRGYEEFAYDGADYISLNEDLRSWTSWNKAAQITQRKWEDSGDAEHYRAYLQEECLEWLRRFLEKGKDKLLHTESPKTHVTRHFSPEGDVTLRCWALGFYPKEITLTWQRDGEDQIQNMELVETRPAGDGTFQKWAAVVVPAGEEQRYTCHVQHEGLPEPLTLRWELSHQHTFSMIGILLGLLLFGVGFASVKWKSQIKKRALLLPQKFLHSQRRSVTTV; encoded by the exons ATGAAGTTCAGAACTCTGTTCCTGCTGCTTTTGGGgcctctaaccctaatccaaacctggGCGA GGTCCCACTCCCTGCGTTATTTCCACACCTCCGTGTCCCGACCTGGCGAGGAAGAGTCTTTTTACACCTCGGTGGGCTATGTGGACGACACACTGTTCCTGCACTTCGACAGCGACGCCCCAAATCCGAGGGTGGAGCCGCGGGTGCAGTGGATGGAATTTGAGGCACCAGAGTTTTGGGAAACGCAAACCAAGATTGCTAAGGCGCATGCACAGAAATTGAGCTGGAACCTGCGCTCCACCCTCCATTACTACAACCAGAGCGAGGACG GCTCTCACACCTTCCAGTGGATTTCTggctgtgaccttgggccagaTGGAAGCCTCCTTCGTGGATATGAGGAGTTTGCCTATGATGGTGCGGATTACATCTCCCTGAATGAGGACCTGCGCTCTTGGACCTCATGGAACAAGGCTGCTCAGATCACCCAGCGCAAATGGGAGGATTCAGGAGATGCAGAGCACTACAGGGCCTACCTGCAGGAGGAGTGCCTGGAGTGGCTCCGCAGATTCCTGGAGAAAGGGAAGGACAAGTTGCTGCACACAG AGTCTCCAAAGACACATGTGACCCGTCACTTCAGCCCTGAAGGAGATGTCACCCTGAGGTGCTGGGCCTTGGGCTTCTACCCTAAGGAGATCACCCTGACTTGGCAGAGGGATGGGGAGGACCAGATTCAGAACATGGAGCTTGTGGAGACCAGGCCTGCAGGGGATGGAACCTTCCAGAAGTGGGCAGCTGTGGTGGTGCCTGCTGGGGAAGAGCAGAGATACACATGCCATGTGCAACATGAGGGGCTGCCTGAACCCCTCACCCTGAGATGGG AGCTATCTCATCAGCACACCTTCTCCATGATTGGAATTCTTCTTGGCCTCCTTCTCTTTGGAGTTGGGTTTGCTAGTGTGAAGTGGAAGAGCCAGATAAAAAAGAG AGCTCTGCTTCTGCCCCAGAAATTCCTTCACAGCCAAAGAAGAAGTGTGACCACAGTCTGA
- the LOC114082228 gene encoding HLA class I histocompatibility antigen, alpha chain G-like isoform X3, whose translation MKFRTLFLLLLGPLTLIQTWARSHSLRYFHTSVSRPGEEESFYTSVGYVDDTLFLHFDSDAPNPRVEPRVQWMEFEAPEFWETQTKIAKAHAQKLSWNLRSTLHYYNQSEDGSHTFQWISGCDLGPDGSLLRGYEEFAYDGADYISLNEDLRSWTSWNKAAQITQRKWEDSGDAEHYRAYLQEECLEWLRRFLEKGKDKLLHTESPKTHVTRHFSPEGDVTLRCWALGFYPKEITLTWQRDGEDQIQNMELVETRPAGDGTFQKWAAVVVPAGEEQRYTCHVQHEGLPEPLTLRWESPAVSIIPVMGIVAGLVLFVFVVTGAAVAVMRWWRNAAETAALCGTEQHKIFQAFVTRRTLDSLSVMDY comes from the exons ATGAAGTTCAGAACTCTGTTCCTGCTGCTTTTGGGgcctctaaccctaatccaaacctggGCGA GGTCCCACTCCCTGCGTTATTTCCACACCTCCGTGTCCCGACCTGGCGAGGAAGAGTCTTTTTACACCTCGGTGGGCTATGTGGACGACACACTGTTCCTGCACTTCGACAGCGACGCCCCAAATCCGAGGGTGGAGCCGCGGGTGCAGTGGATGGAATTTGAGGCACCAGAGTTTTGGGAAACGCAAACCAAGATTGCTAAGGCGCATGCACAGAAATTGAGCTGGAACCTGCGCTCCACCCTCCATTACTACAACCAGAGCGAGGACG GCTCTCACACCTTCCAGTGGATTTCTggctgtgaccttgggccagaTGGAAGCCTCCTTCGTGGATATGAGGAGTTTGCCTATGATGGTGCGGATTACATCTCCCTGAATGAGGACCTGCGCTCTTGGACCTCATGGAACAAGGCTGCTCAGATCACCCAGCGCAAATGGGAGGATTCAGGAGATGCAGAGCACTACAGGGCCTACCTGCAGGAGGAGTGCCTGGAGTGGCTCCGCAGATTCCTGGAGAAAGGGAAGGACAAGTTGCTGCACACAG AGTCTCCAAAGACACATGTGACCCGTCACTTCAGCCCTGAAGGAGATGTCACCCTGAGGTGCTGGGCCTTGGGCTTCTACCCTAAGGAGATCACCCTGACTTGGCAGAGGGATGGGGAGGACCAGATTCAGAACATGGAGCTTGTGGAGACCAGGCCTGCAGGGGATGGAACCTTCCAGAAGTGGGCAGCTGTGGTGGTGCCTGCTGGGGAAGAGCAGAGATACACATGCCATGTGCAACATGAGGGGCTGCCTGAACCCCTCACCCTGAGATGGG agtCACCTGCTGTGTCCATCATCCCTGTCATGGGAATTGTTGCTGGCCtggttctttttgtatttgtGGTCACTGGAGCTGCGGTGGCTGTTATGAGGTGGTGGCGGAATGCAG CAGAGACAGCTGCCTTGTGTGGGACTGAGCAACACAAGATTTTTCAAGCCTTTGTGACTAGAAGAACCCTGGATTCCCTTTCTGTCATGGATTATTAA
- the LOC114082228 gene encoding HLA class I histocompatibility antigen, alpha chain G-like isoform X1 yields MKFRTLFLLLLGPLTLIQTWARSHSLRYFHTSVSRPGEEESFYTSVGYVDDTLFLHFDSDAPNPRVEPRVQWMEFEAPEFWETQTKIAKAHAQKLSWNLRSTLHYYNQSEDGSHTFQWISGCDLGPDGSLLRGYEEFAYDGADYISLNEDLRSWTSWNKAAQITQRKWEDSGDAEHYRAYLQEECLEWLRRFLEKGKDKLLHTESPKTHVTRHFSPEGDVTLRCWALGFYPKEITLTWQRDGEDQIQNMELVETRPAGDGTFQKWAAVVVPAGEEQRYTCHVQHEGLPEPLTLRWESPAVSIIPVMGIVAGLVLFVFVVTGAAVAVMRWWRNAGREVKGSGCTWSRPLVEVSSASLMGSIIHTHLLTLTLL; encoded by the exons ATGAAGTTCAGAACTCTGTTCCTGCTGCTTTTGGGgcctctaaccctaatccaaacctggGCGA GGTCCCACTCCCTGCGTTATTTCCACACCTCCGTGTCCCGACCTGGCGAGGAAGAGTCTTTTTACACCTCGGTGGGCTATGTGGACGACACACTGTTCCTGCACTTCGACAGCGACGCCCCAAATCCGAGGGTGGAGCCGCGGGTGCAGTGGATGGAATTTGAGGCACCAGAGTTTTGGGAAACGCAAACCAAGATTGCTAAGGCGCATGCACAGAAATTGAGCTGGAACCTGCGCTCCACCCTCCATTACTACAACCAGAGCGAGGACG GCTCTCACACCTTCCAGTGGATTTCTggctgtgaccttgggccagaTGGAAGCCTCCTTCGTGGATATGAGGAGTTTGCCTATGATGGTGCGGATTACATCTCCCTGAATGAGGACCTGCGCTCTTGGACCTCATGGAACAAGGCTGCTCAGATCACCCAGCGCAAATGGGAGGATTCAGGAGATGCAGAGCACTACAGGGCCTACCTGCAGGAGGAGTGCCTGGAGTGGCTCCGCAGATTCCTGGAGAAAGGGAAGGACAAGTTGCTGCACACAG AGTCTCCAAAGACACATGTGACCCGTCACTTCAGCCCTGAAGGAGATGTCACCCTGAGGTGCTGGGCCTTGGGCTTCTACCCTAAGGAGATCACCCTGACTTGGCAGAGGGATGGGGAGGACCAGATTCAGAACATGGAGCTTGTGGAGACCAGGCCTGCAGGGGATGGAACCTTCCAGAAGTGGGCAGCTGTGGTGGTGCCTGCTGGGGAAGAGCAGAGATACACATGCCATGTGCAACATGAGGGGCTGCCTGAACCCCTCACCCTGAGATGGG agtCACCTGCTGTGTCCATCATCCCTGTCATGGGAATTGTTGCTGGCCtggttctttttgtatttgtGGTCACTGGAGCTGCGGTGGCTGTTATGAGGTGGTGGCGGAATGCAGGTAGGGAAGTCAAGGGTTCTGGGTGTACCTGGTCTAGGCCCCTGGTAGAAGTGAGCTCTGCCTCATTAATGGGAAGCATCATCCATACACACTTGCTGACACTCACTCTATTGTAA
- the LOC114082228 gene encoding HLA class I histocompatibility antigen, alpha chain G-like isoform X2, translating to MEFRTLFLLLWGPLTLTQIWARSHSLRYFHTAVSRPGHEESFYTSVGYVDDTLFLSFHSDALNPRVEPRAQWMKYETPAFWEAQTKIAEAHQQKLRWNLRSTLRYLNQSEDGSHTFQWISGCDLGPNGSLLHGHEEFAYDGADYISLNEDLRSWTSWNKAAQITQRKWEDSGDAEHYRAYLQEECLEWLRRFLEKGKDKLLHTESPKTHVTRHFSPEGDVTLRCWALGFYPKEITLTWQRDGEDQIQNMELVETRPAGDGTFQKWAAVVVPAGEEQRYTCHVQHEGLPEPLTLRWESPAVSIIPVMGIVAGLVLFVFVVTGAAVAVMRWWRNAGREVKGSGCTWSRPLVEVSSASLMGSIIHTHLLTLTLL from the exons ATGGAGTTCAGAACCCTGTTCTTGCTGCTTTGGGGGCCTCTAACCCTGACTCAAATCTGGGCGA GGTCCCACTCCCTGCGTTATTTCCACACTGCCGTTTCCCGACCTGGCCACGAAGAGTCTTTTTACACCTCGGTGGGCTATGTGGACGACACGCTGTTCCTGAGCTTCCACAGTGACGCCCTGAATCCGAGGGTGGAGCCGCGCGCGCAGTGGATGAAGTATGAGACACCAGCATTTTGGGAAGCGCAAACCAAGATCGCAGAGGCCCACCAGCAGAAATTGCGCTGGAACCTGCGCTCCACCCTCCGCTACCTCAACCAGAGCGAGGACG GCTCTCACACCTTCCAGTGGATTTCTGGCTGTGACCTTGGGCCAAATGGAAGCCTTCTTCATGGACATGAAGAGTTTGCCTATGATGGTGCGGATTACATCTCCCTGAATGAGGACCTGCGCTCTTGGACCTCATGGAACAAGGCTGCTCAGATCACCCAGCGCAAATGGGAGGATTCAGGAGATGCAGAGCACTACAGGGCCTACCTGCAGGAGGAGTGCCTGGAGTGGCTCCGCAGATTCCTGGAGAAAGGGAAGGACAAGTTGCTGCACACAG AGTCTCCAAAGACACATGTGACCCGTCACTTCAGCCCTGAAGGAGATGTCACCCTGAGGTGCTGGGCCTTGGGCTTCTACCCTAAGGAGATCACCCTGACTTGGCAGAGGGATGGGGAGGACCAGATTCAGAACATGGAGCTTGTGGAGACCAGGCCTGCAGGGGATGGAACCTTCCAGAAGTGGGCAGCTGTGGTGGTGCCTGCTGGGGAAGAGCAGAGATACACATGCCATGTGCAACATGAGGGGCTGCCTGAACCTCTCACCCTGAGATGGG agtCACCTGCTGTGTCCATCATCCCTGTCATGGGAATTGTTGCTGGCCtggttctttttgtatttgtGGTCACTGGAGCTGCGGTGGCTGTTATGAGGTGGTGGCGGAATGCAGGTAGGGAAGTCAAGGGTTCTGGGTGTACCTGGTCTAGGCCCCTGGTAGAAGTGAGCTCTGCCTCATTAATGGGAAGCATCATCCATACACACTTGCTGACACTCACTCTATTGTAA